One genomic segment of Coffea arabica cultivar ET-39 chromosome 6e, Coffea Arabica ET-39 HiFi, whole genome shotgun sequence includes these proteins:
- the LOC113695329 gene encoding uncharacterized protein gives MMASAAARKSFLNYFGGGGGGGGAERVDDDDLEADLDFDESDVWDSNTDGVGKVPTSDQGNKKSMMMMSKNNNNSRPLKKPTRKSGGGGGSFSHAANHRSIAAAAAASTSLPVNVPDWSRILGDEYKSRGSNGREHEDGEDDKDEDGKLPPHEYLAARTRSGWSFSVQEGIGRTLKGRDLSRVRNAVWKQTGFED, from the coding sequence ATGATGGCTTCTGCTGCTGCTAGGAAGAGTTTTCTGAATTATTTTGgagggggaggaggaggaggaggagcagaAAGAGTTGATGACGATGATCTTGAAGCTGATTTGGATTTTGATGAGTCCGATGTCTGGGATTCCAATACGGATGGTGTTGGAAAAGTTCCCACGTCAGATCAGGGTAATAAGAAATCCATGATGATGATGAGCAAAAACAACAACAATTCACGTCCTTTGAAGAAACCGACAAGAAAGAGCGGCGGCGGTGGCGGCAGCTTTAGTCACGCTGCCAATCACAGGTcaattgctgctgctgctgccgcCTCAACATCATTGCCGGTAAACGTACCGGATTGGTCCAGAATACTGGGAGATGAGTACAAAAGCCGCGGCAGCAACGGGAGAGAGCACGAGGACGGCGAGGATGACAAGGATGAGGATGGTAAGTTACCTCCCCATGAGTATCTGGCGGCCAGGACGAGATCAGGTTGGTCGTTTTCCGTTCAAGAAGGCATTGGGAGGACGCTCAAAGGGAGAGACCTGAGTAGGGTCAGAAACGCGGTCTGGAAACAGACCGGCTTTGAAGATTAG